One genomic segment of Novisyntrophococcus fermenticellae includes these proteins:
- the rsmH gene encoding 16S rRNA (cytosine(1402)-N(4))-methyltransferase RsmH, whose product MNENKQSHKRRVRYKGTHPKSYQEKYKELNPEKYPETIERVIQKGGTPVGTHIPICVKEILEFLQIKPGQKGLDATLGYGGHSREMMKCLQFQGHLYALDVDAAEMEKTRKRLEQAGFGAEIFTALNVNFADIDQVTETTGKFDFVLADLGVSSMQIDNPERGFTYKREGPLDLRLNQAKGISAAERLKHITKAELVGMLTENADEPYAEEIAAAVAARNRKEQSILTTYDLRNLIDQTLRFVPADKRKDAVNKSCQRTFQALRIDVNQEFEVLYEFLQKLPGILNPGGRAAILTFHSGEDRIVKKLFKEGQKVGDYSAVAADVIRPSAEECHRNSRARSTKMRWAIKA is encoded by the coding sequence ATGAACGAGAATAAACAAAGCCACAAGCGGAGGGTTCGCTACAAAGGAACCCATCCGAAGAGCTATCAGGAAAAGTACAAAGAGCTGAACCCGGAAAAGTACCCGGAAACAATTGAGCGGGTAATTCAAAAGGGCGGTACACCGGTTGGGACGCATATTCCAATCTGTGTAAAAGAGATTCTGGAATTTCTACAGATTAAACCGGGACAGAAAGGTCTTGATGCGACACTTGGCTATGGTGGGCACAGCAGGGAAATGATGAAGTGCCTTCAGTTTCAGGGACATCTCTACGCGCTGGATGTTGATGCGGCTGAGATGGAGAAGACCAGAAAACGTTTAGAACAAGCCGGTTTTGGAGCAGAGATATTTACCGCTCTTAACGTAAATTTCGCTGATATTGATCAAGTGACGGAAACCACAGGTAAGTTTGATTTTGTATTAGCTGATCTTGGCGTATCATCGATGCAGATTGACAATCCCGAAAGGGGATTTACCTATAAAAGAGAGGGCCCCCTGGATTTGCGCCTTAATCAGGCAAAAGGAATTTCCGCGGCCGAACGTCTTAAGCATATTACGAAAGCAGAGCTTGTGGGGATGCTGACAGAGAATGCGGATGAACCATATGCAGAAGAGATTGCAGCAGCGGTGGCAGCAAGAAACAGAAAAGAGCAGTCCATTCTGACGACTTATGATCTGCGGAATCTTATCGATCAAACACTGAGATTCGTCCCGGCGGATAAGCGCAAAGATGCTGTCAACAAATCCTGCCAGCGGACCTTCCAGGCACTTCGGATTGATGTCAACCAGGAGTTTGAAGTGTTGTATGAATTTCTGCAGAAACTTCCGGGTATACTTAATCCCGGCGGACGGGCAGCAATCCTTACCTTTCATTCGGGGGAAGACCGGATTGTTAAGAAATTATTCAAAGAGGGCCAAAAAGTGGGTGACTATTCAGCGGTTGCTGCTGATGTGATTCGTCCGTCTGCGGAGGAATGCCATAGAAATAGCCGGGCTCGTTCCACGAAGATGCGCTGGGCAATAAAAGCATAA
- a CDS encoding purine-nucleoside phosphorylase: MNQVYEKLMKCHESLRGHTQFEPEIAMVLGSGLGSFADKIKVEDVLDYKDIEGFPVSTVAGHKGRFVFGYIGDIKVVIMQGRVHYYEGYEMSDVVLPTRLMKLMGAGTLFLTNAAGSINYGFKAGDFMLIRDHIMNFVPSPLIGPNIDELGCRFPDMAHIYDESCRQVIKDTALAEGIPLKEGIYIQLSGPNFETPSEVRMCRMLGADAAGMSTACEAVAAHHMGMKVCGISCMSNVAADAALQPLTHEEVQETMDKKEKQFTRLITACVRNLAKER; encoded by the coding sequence ATGAATCAGGTATATGAAAAATTAATGAAATGCCATGAGAGCCTAAGGGGGCATACGCAATTTGAGCCGGAAATTGCAATGGTACTGGGATCGGGCTTAGGGAGCTTTGCCGATAAGATAAAGGTTGAGGATGTATTGGATTACAAGGACATCGAAGGCTTTCCTGTTTCTACCGTGGCGGGGCATAAGGGCCGGTTTGTATTCGGATATATAGGGGATATCAAGGTAGTTATTATGCAGGGAAGGGTTCATTATTATGAAGGATATGAGATGTCTGACGTCGTTCTTCCAACCAGACTGATGAAGCTGATGGGGGCCGGAACCCTTTTTCTGACAAATGCCGCAGGAAGCATTAACTATGGATTTAAAGCGGGGGATTTTATGCTGATCCGGGATCATATTATGAATTTTGTACCGTCACCGCTGATCGGTCCGAATATTGATGAGCTGGGATGCAGATTCCCGGATATGGCACACATCTATGATGAGTCCTGCCGGCAGGTGATTAAAGACACCGCTCTTGCGGAAGGAATTCCACTGAAGGAGGGGATCTATATCCAGCTTTCAGGGCCTAATTTTGAAACTCCCTCAGAAGTAAGAATGTGCCGCATGCTGGGAGCAGATGCCGCCGGTATGAGTACCGCCTGTGAGGCAGTAGCCGCTCACCATATGGGCATGAAAGTATGTGGAATATCCTGTATGTCCAATGTGGCGGCAGATGCGGCGTTACAGCCCCTTACCCATGAAGAGGTACAGGAAACCATGGACAAAAAAGAGAAGCAGTTCACCCGGTTAATCACCGCCTGTGTGAGGAACCTTGCGAAAGAGAGGTGA
- a CDS encoding MDR/zinc-dependent alcohol dehydrogenase-like family protein → MKALVFNGKDISYTEDCPRPVPQKTESLVKIHLAAICNTDKEILKGYRPDFKGVMGHEFVGEVVESPDRSLIGKRVVGELNAGCGHCIYCTTGREKHCNDRRVIGMEKKDGCFGEYMSIETHLLHEVPDTLKDEEAIFTEPLAAAVEILSQIHIKPEQNVAVLGDGRLAYMIAQVISLTGVDLIIVGKHSEKLKKFEKLGTTCKDTGETFEVVIDATGSPTGITSAQKLVRNQGTIIQKSTYAGKTEVDLSLFAVHEVTLKGSRCGPFRPALNLLTRGYVSFPEIELHSLEDYKAAFESKAFKVGFAVNR, encoded by the coding sequence ATGAAAGCATTAGTTTTTAATGGAAAAGATATAAGCTATACGGAAGACTGCCCGAGGCCGGTGCCCCAGAAAACAGAAAGTCTGGTTAAAATCCATTTAGCTGCCATATGCAATACAGATAAAGAAATTCTAAAGGGATACCGCCCTGATTTTAAAGGGGTTATGGGACACGAATTTGTGGGAGAAGTAGTGGAATCACCGGACAGGAGTCTGATTGGAAAAAGAGTGGTCGGAGAGTTAAACGCCGGGTGCGGACATTGCATTTATTGCACAACAGGAAGAGAAAAACACTGTAACGACCGCAGAGTCATTGGCATGGAGAAAAAAGACGGATGCTTTGGCGAATATATGTCAATTGAAACGCATCTTCTTCATGAAGTACCGGATACACTAAAAGACGAAGAGGCGATTTTTACGGAGCCATTGGCGGCAGCTGTGGAAATCTTAAGCCAGATTCATATAAAGCCGGAGCAAAATGTAGCGGTTTTAGGTGACGGACGATTGGCCTATATGATTGCTCAGGTTATCTCTTTGACAGGTGTTGATCTGATAATTGTGGGTAAACACAGCGAAAAGCTGAAGAAGTTTGAAAAACTGGGAACAACATGCAAGGATACCGGGGAGACTTTTGAAGTTGTAATTGATGCAACCGGTTCACCTACAGGAATCACAAGTGCGCAAAAGCTGGTCCGGAACCAGGGAACGATTATACAAAAGAGCACATATGCGGGAAAAACGGAAGTTGATCTGAGTTTGTTTGCGGTACATGAGGTGACGCTTAAGGGAAGCCGCTGCGGTCCGTTTAGACCAGCACTGAATCTGCTGACCAGAGGCTATGTCAGTTTTCCGGAAATTGAATTACATTCTCTGGAGGATTATAAAGCAGCATTTGAATCCAAGGCTTTTAAAGTTGGATTTGCTGTCAACAGATGA
- the mtnA gene encoding S-methyl-5-thioribose-1-phosphate isomerase: protein METVGINGADNVSLSKDGKKVRIIDQTLLPGKEEYLELETLEELYDAIFELKVRGAPAIGICAGFGIYILANKSEAKDFEPFYAEFVKNKEHLNSSRPTAVNLSWALNRMERVVTENKDLPVDTIKALLRQECIRIQEEDIEMCKRISEYGLSVLKDGWGILTHCNAGPLATSKYGTALGPLFLGKERGMNFKVFADETRPLLQGARLTAYELDKAGIDVSLICDNMASLVMKNGWINACFVGCDRIAANGDTANKIGTSGVAVLAKYYGIPFYVLGPSSTIDLECKTGEDIEIELRDAEEIRSKFYKEPMTPDGVRCYNPAFDVTDHTLITGIVTEGGICYPPFTESLEKVGGEAGRKK from the coding sequence GTGGAAACTGTAGGAATTAATGGAGCTGATAACGTAAGCTTGTCAAAAGACGGAAAAAAAGTACGGATTATTGACCAGACGTTACTTCCCGGTAAGGAAGAATATCTGGAGCTGGAAACGCTGGAAGAGCTGTACGATGCGATCTTTGAATTAAAGGTAAGAGGAGCACCTGCCATTGGAATCTGCGCCGGTTTTGGCATCTATATCCTGGCAAATAAAAGCGAGGCAAAAGATTTTGAACCCTTTTATGCTGAATTTGTAAAAAATAAAGAACATCTGAATTCCTCCAGGCCTACTGCCGTTAATCTGAGCTGGGCCTTAAACCGGATGGAGCGTGTAGTGACAGAAAACAAAGATCTTCCAGTGGATACAATCAAGGCCTTGCTTCGTCAGGAATGCATCAGAATTCAGGAAGAAGATATTGAGATGTGCAAAAGAATTTCAGAATATGGCCTTTCCGTATTAAAAGACGGATGGGGAATCCTGACACACTGTAATGCAGGTCCGCTTGCCACATCAAAATATGGTACGGCCTTAGGTCCTCTTTTTCTGGGGAAAGAACGGGGAATGAATTTTAAAGTATTTGCAGATGAAACCAGACCACTTCTGCAGGGGGCAAGACTAACGGCGTACGAACTGGATAAAGCAGGAATAGATGTATCACTTATCTGTGACAATATGGCAAGCCTTGTTATGAAAAATGGATGGATTAATGCCTGCTTTGTAGGCTGCGACCGTATTGCGGCAAATGGAGATACGGCGAATAAAATCGGAACAAGCGGGGTTGCTGTTCTGGCAAAGTACTATGGAATTCCTTTCTATGTACTGGGACCAAGCTCCACGATTGACCTGGAATGCAAAACAGGGGAGGATATAGAGATTGAGCTGCGGGATGCTGAGGAGATCAGGAGTAAATTCTATAAAGAACCGATGACCCCCGATGGAGTAAGATGCTATAACCCGGCGTTCGATGTGACAGACCATACGCTGATTACCGGAATTGTTACAGAGGGAGGGATTTGCTATCCTCCATTTACAGAGAGCCTGGAAAAGGTTGGCGGGGAAGCCGGAAGAAAAAAATAA
- a CDS encoding BMP family lipoprotein has product MKKKRISVLVVAVLVLSMALGACGKKQENSNDAGGGDSGKAGLKIAIVSSPSGVDDGSFNQNNYEGIQDFIAEHTDENNTVTPVKEETGDTAAAIQAVSDIVADYDVIACCGFQFAGIGTLAQDNPDTKFLLIDAYPTDADGNEIELDNVYAMQFKEQESGFFAGIAAALETKTGKVAVVNGIAYPSNVNYQYGFEAGVAYAVKNLGAAAECVEIPAYAGTDVTGQNVGGNYIGDFADQAAGKNVGQALLTEGVDIMLVAAGGAGNGVFTAVKEAGGDAKVIGCDVDQYDDGVNGNENIILTSVLKVMGMNDQKQLNAIREDSFKGENALLGADSDSTGYVKEEGRQQLSKETITKLDEAYKLVKDGTIVPPANFSEGITVEDFPGL; this is encoded by the coding sequence ATGAAGAAGAAAAGAATATCGGTCTTAGTTGTTGCAGTATTGGTATTGTCCATGGCTTTAGGTGCCTGCGGGAAGAAGCAGGAGAACAGTAATGATGCCGGCGGAGGAGACAGCGGAAAAGCCGGATTGAAAATCGCTATTGTATCCAGCCCCTCCGGTGTGGATGATGGTTCTTTCAACCAGAACAATTACGAAGGAATCCAGGATTTTATAGCTGAACACACAGACGAGAACAATACCGTAACTCCGGTAAAAGAAGAGACAGGTGACACGGCGGCAGCAATCCAGGCAGTTTCCGATATCGTAGCGGATTATGATGTGATTGCCTGCTGTGGTTTCCAGTTTGCCGGAATAGGAACCCTGGCGCAGGATAATCCGGATACGAAATTCCTGTTAATTGATGCCTATCCGACAGATGCGGATGGAAATGAGATAGAGCTTGACAATGTTTATGCCATGCAGTTTAAAGAACAGGAAAGCGGATTCTTCGCAGGTATTGCGGCAGCGCTCGAGACAAAGACGGGAAAAGTAGCGGTTGTCAACGGTATTGCCTATCCCTCCAATGTAAATTATCAGTATGGATTCGAGGCAGGAGTTGCTTATGCTGTAAAAAACCTTGGTGCAGCAGCAGAATGTGTTGAAATCCCTGCATATGCAGGAACGGATGTGACAGGCCAGAATGTCGGAGGCAATTATATCGGAGACTTTGCCGATCAGGCAGCCGGAAAGAATGTTGGGCAGGCTCTTCTGACGGAAGGTGTGGATATCATGCTGGTTGCTGCCGGTGGTGCAGGTAATGGTGTATTTACAGCGGTGAAAGAAGCCGGTGGGGATGCGAAAGTAATCGGATGTGATGTGGATCAGTATGATGATGGGGTTAATGGAAATGAGAACATCATTCTGACTTCCGTGTTAAAAGTGATGGGAATGAATGATCAGAAACAGCTGAATGCAATCAGAGAGGATAGCTTTAAAGGAGAAAATGCTCTTTTAGGTGCAGACTCTGATTCGACCGGCTATGTAAAAGAAGAAGGCAGGCAGCAGCTTTCAAAGGAAACAATCACAAAATTAGACGAGGCATATAAACTTGTTAAAGACGGAACAATTGTTCCACCTGCGAACTTCAGTGAAGGTATTACAGTGGAGGACTTTCCCGGCCTTTAA
- a CDS encoding ABC transporter ATP-binding protein, producing MAEYIVEMKHITKRFPGVVANDDVTIQVKEGEIYALLGENGAGKSTLMSMLFGMYEPDEGEIFIRGEKVKISSPNHAAKLNIGMVHQHFKLVQNYTIAENIVMGMEPVKKLFGVIPYVDNKTAESQIAELSRRYKLDVNPGNMVEDVGVSVQQRAEILKMLYRESEILIFDEPTAVLTPQEIESLLEIIRSLREDGKTILLISHKLEEIKQVADRCAILNQGKLIAVRDVADTSTKEMANLMVGREVILNLEKKAPDYKDVVLEVKNLTVHNADKFPLVKNVSFSIRGGEIFAIAGVSGNGQTEIADAIAGMLPVKKGTITLNGKDITEYNIRRRMIDGISYIPEDRHNCGLVLDFTLAENIALRSYFKEPLSKQGILQNKKIDEYGKEIIESYDIRSGRGTKTKVRSMSGGNQQKAIIGREIELQNPLMIFVQPTRGLDIGAIENIQKQILQERDLGKAVLLVSLELDEIMELADTIGVVYGGEMLKIADARALSANEVGEFMMGVKTHEKSEI from the coding sequence ATGGCGGAATATATTGTAGAAATGAAGCATATTACAAAGCGCTTTCCGGGAGTTGTTGCCAACGATGATGTAACGATTCAGGTGAAAGAGGGAGAGATTTATGCCCTTTTGGGGGAAAATGGGGCAGGCAAATCCACGTTGATGAGCATGCTTTTTGGAATGTATGAGCCGGATGAAGGGGAGATTTTCATACGGGGCGAAAAGGTGAAAATCTCCTCCCCCAATCATGCGGCTAAATTAAATATAGGGATGGTACATCAGCATTTTAAACTGGTACAGAATTATACGATAGCGGAGAATATCGTTATGGGGATGGAACCGGTAAAAAAACTGTTTGGAGTGATTCCGTATGTGGATAATAAAACTGCAGAAAGTCAGATTGCCGAACTCTCCAGGCGGTATAAGCTGGATGTGAATCCGGGAAATATGGTAGAAGATGTAGGTGTTTCCGTACAGCAAAGGGCGGAAATCTTGAAGATGCTTTACCGGGAATCTGAGATTTTGATTTTCGACGAGCCAACCGCTGTTCTGACGCCACAGGAAATAGAATCGCTGCTGGAAATCATTCGCTCTTTGAGAGAGGATGGAAAAACGATTCTTCTCATTTCACATAAGCTGGAGGAAATAAAACAAGTGGCAGACCGCTGTGCGATTCTAAACCAGGGAAAGCTGATTGCGGTCAGAGATGTTGCCGATACATCTACAAAAGAGATGGCCAATCTTATGGTGGGAAGAGAGGTTATCTTAAACCTGGAAAAGAAAGCACCGGATTATAAAGATGTGGTGCTGGAAGTAAAAAATCTGACTGTTCATAATGCGGATAAATTCCCGCTTGTCAAAAACGTCAGCTTTTCCATAAGAGGAGGAGAGATCTTTGCAATTGCGGGAGTGTCCGGAAACGGACAGACAGAAATTGCAGATGCCATAGCCGGCATGCTGCCGGTAAAGAAGGGGACAATCACCTTAAACGGAAAAGATATTACGGAATACAACATTCGAAGAAGAATGATAGATGGTATTTCCTATATACCGGAAGACCGGCATAACTGCGGACTGGTATTGGATTTTACACTTGCAGAGAATATTGCCCTGCGCAGTTATTTTAAAGAGCCATTGTCAAAACAGGGAATTCTGCAGAATAAAAAGATAGATGAATATGGGAAAGAGATCATTGAATCCTACGATATCAGAAGCGGAAGGGGAACGAAAACGAAAGTTCGATCCATGAGCGGAGGAAACCAGCAGAAAGCAATTATCGGAAGAGAAATAGAACTGCAAAATCCATTGATGATTTTTGTCCAGCCAACCAGAGGTTTGGATATTGGTGCGATCGAAAATATCCAGAAACAGATTTTACAGGAACGTGATCTGGGGAAAGCGGTATTACTGGTGTCTTTGGAGCTTGATGAGATTATGGAGCTTGCCGATACCATTGGAGTTGTCTATGGTGGAGAAATGCTGAAAATAGCAGATGCCAGAGCTTTAAGCGCCAACGAAGTCGGAGAATTTATGATGGGGGTAAAAACTCATGAAAAAAGTGAAATATGA